The following proteins come from a genomic window of Methanobrevibacter ruminantium:
- a CDS encoding thymidylate kinase, whose translation MKRFIAIDGLDGSGKDTQARLIGEKYENEGTVIIRSHPTSDNIFGRNSKAALERGGKLNKIIATLCYGADAIRSVIKYYGKADTVIFVRYTLAVSYLNKAIFLPVYKLVCFALPVSEYFFYLDVSPEKLVERVQKRNEKEEMFENYEAFVKVRQKAEPVLYNWHVIPADDSPEEIFAKIEIILDELDSKLLNEPKKLE comes from the coding sequence ATGAAGAGGTTTATTGCTATAGATGGGCTTGATGGTTCTGGTAAAGATACGCAAGCTAGACTTATTGGGGAGAAATATGAAAATGAAGGAACAGTCATCATTCGTTCACATCCAACATCAGACAACATCTTTGGAAGAAATTCAAAAGCTGCTTTGGAAAGAGGAGGTAAACTCAATAAGATAATAGCCACATTATGTTATGGAGCAGATGCAATAAGGTCTGTCATCAAGTATTATGGAAAGGCAGATACAGTTATTTTTGTCAGGTATACATTAGCTGTATCATACTTGAACAAAGCCATTTTCCTACCTGTGTACAAGCTCGTTTGCTTTGCACTTCCTGTTTCTGAATATTTCTTCTATTTGGATGTTTCTCCTGAAAAGCTCGTGGAACGTGTACAGAAGAGAAATGAAAAGGAAGAGATGTTTGAAAATTATGAGGCATTTGTCAAGGTAAGGCAAAAGGCCGAACCTGTTTTATACAATTGGCATGTAATTCCAGCAGATGATTCACCAGAGGAAATATTTGCAAAAATAGAGATTATTCTAGATGAATTGGACTCAAAGTTATTAAATGAGCCTAAAAAATTAGAATAG